From a single Porites lutea chromosome 10, jaPorLute2.1, whole genome shotgun sequence genomic region:
- the LOC140950034 gene encoding AP-1 complex subunit sigma-2-like isoform X2, which translates to MFQFMLLFSRQGKLRLQKWYTASSQKEKKKITRDLITTVLARKPKMCSFLEYKDLKVVYKRYASLYFCVAIEKDDNELLTLEIIHRYVELLDKYFGSVCELDIIFNFEKAYFMLDELILGGEIQETSKKNVLKAISAQDLLQEEAELQRTLEEMGLA; encoded by the exons CAGAAATGGTACACTGCTTCGAgccaaaaggaaaagaagaagataACTCGCGACCTCATTACCACAGTTCTCGCTCGAAAACCAAAGATGTGTAGTTTTCTGGAATATAAGGACCTAAAAGTTGTGTATAAAAG ATATGCAAGTTTATATTTCTGTGTGGCAATAGAAAAGGATGACAATGAGCTTCTTACACTGGAAATAATTCACAGATATGTGGAGCTTCTTGACAAGTATTTTGGAAGT gtGTGTGAACTAGACATCATCTTTAATTTTGAGAAAGCATACTTTATGCTGGATGAGCTAATACTTGGTGGAGAAATTCAAGAAACaagcaagaaaaatgttttaaaggcAATCTCAGCTCAAGATCTTCTACAAGAG GAAGCTGAGCTCCAGCGAACGCTGGAAGAAATGGGCTTGGCCTGA